The following are from one region of the Cinclus cinclus chromosome 7, bCinCin1.1, whole genome shotgun sequence genome:
- the ATOH7 gene encoding transcription factor ATOH7 — translation MKTCKSSQLDAGVEPDTQCRSGAGCVVKCSSERMENAAKRRLAANARERRRMQGLNTAFDRLRKVVPQWGQDKKLSKYETLQMALSYIMALTRILAEAERYSSEREWISLHCEHFHADSYQRYPAQKPAADSDPYAQRVLGYHPEHFQIAN, via the coding sequence ATGAAAACCTGTAAATCCAGTCAGCTGGACGCAGGTGTGGAGCCAGACACGCAGTGCAGAAGTGGAGCAGGCTGCGTTGTGAAGTGCAGCTCGGAGAGGATGGAGAACGCTGCCAAGAGGAGACTGGCTGCCAATGCCCGCGAGAGGAGGCGCATGCAGGGGCTGAACACGGCCTTCGACCGCCTCAGAAAGGTGGTTCCGCAGTGGGGGCAGGATAAGAAACTGTCCAAGTACGAGACCCTGCAGATGGCTCTGAGCTACATCATGGCTCTGACCAGGATCCTGGCCGAAGCTGAAAGGTACAGTAGTGAGCGAGAGTGGATTAGCCTGCACTGTGAGCACTTCCATGCTGACAGCTACCAGCGCTACCCGGCACAGAAACCCGCAGCGGACAGCGATCCTTACGCACAGAGGGTGCTCGGCTACCACCCCGAGCACTTCCAAATAGCTAACTAG